One Urechidicola croceus genomic window, AATAAAATTTTAAATATGTTCTTGATGTTTTGTATTATACTGAAATAGGTTGACTCTTTTTTAGTTAAAATTCTCCGTTCTTAAATCGTTAGTTCAGGTAAATTTACTTTATTTTTTCGATACGACTTGTATTTGATATTAGGATTTAAATGTACTTCTGCAGGTTTTCTTAATTCCAGGCTAAAATGCGTTCTTAAATTGTTATAAATATAGACAGCTTGCTCAGTCATTTTTTGAGCTAGTTCTGTGTTTTTAATCGTTTGTTTTAATCCATATTCGTATTTCAAGGTTCTATTAATTCGTTCTGCTACAGCATTTTCATAAGGGTCGTATTGCTCAGTCATACTCATTATGATATTGTTGTCTTCAGCAAAAGCTTTATACTTAGGATTGCAGTATTGAAAACCTCTGTCCGAATGATGAATAAGCTTTTGATTGGGGTATTTTCTATTTTTAATGGCCATAGCGAGTGCATCGGTACAAAGTGATGTTCTCATATGGTTATCGAGTTTATAGCCCATAATCTGTTTGGAATAAGCATCTGTAACAATGGCTAAATAATTATGCCCGTATTGTGTTTTAATGTAAGTGATATCGCTTACCCATAGTTGTTCTGGTCGAGTAGGAACGTGGTCTTTAACTAGGTTCTTATATTTTTTGTACATATGGTTTGAATTTGTAGTTGTGATGTAATTTTTAGTTTTAGGAATCAAAAGATTATTTAGTCTGAGGAAGCGATAGAACTTGTCTCTGCCGATCTTAATATTAGCGTTTACAAAGTCTTGTTTTAGTTCTGTGTGTAGCTTAATACCACCGGTTTTCGAGCCTACTTTTTTACGGTAGTCCTTGACCATTTTAATTAGTTTTTGATGGTCTATTTGTTGTTTTTGTTGAGCTTTGAGTCTTTTGTAGAAGGCTTGTTTAGATATCCCAAAACATCCATAGAGCCATTTTCTTTTATACGCTGTTTTTTCTTTAGCTCTATCTCTTTTGCTAATGTTTTGGGCAATGACTTTTTTGACATATCGACGCCTGTAATGAGTTCCATATCAGCGATAATGTCTTGTTGGAAGTCTTTTTGAAACTCAAGTTCTTCAATCTTTTCCTTGAGCTTTTTAATTTCATCATTTTTACTCATACCAGTATTTTGTTGTACTAAGGTACTGTATTTTCTTAACCAATAAGAAATAGTTGTTCTGGGAATGTCATATTTTTTTGAAGCTTGGTTATTGGATATCTGCCCGCTAAGTATTTGGTCAACGACTAAAAGTTTCGTCTCTAAAGTTACTTTTTGGTAGCTTTTTTTTCGCCAGTGTTCATTTTGTGTTTTCATAAGTGACTATAATTAATGGTTTAATTTTTAGTCAACCTATTTCAGGAAAGTTCATTTCTCAAATTGTTGGCAACGGATTAGTGTATGTTTCAGTGCGTAAAAGTACGCGGCAGATTTTCCGCTAGGAAAATCTGATGTTATAAAAGTGCGAAAACTTTGTGGATTGACCAAAAGTAAAGCATTGAATATAAACAGTGTTGGGTTTTAGTGCGTTTTTCATTGTTATTTTCTGAGTCTGAGTAAAAATCCGCCGTTATGAGATTCAGCCGTGAGTGAGTTTCATTCCGTTAAAATTTTCCGTTCCAACTTTCAATTCCGCAAAGTTGAGTTTTCCGTTTCAACTTTTCACTCCGCAAAGACAGGCAAAATTTCCGTCGTTATTTTTCTCCGCTTTTTTGATTTTTTCCGTTTCAACTTTCAATTCCGCTGTAATTGCTCAAAATCTGTCAAATTTGAGTGAGTTTTTAAAGTTTTATATTCAGCGTAGATTTGTTTGTCAGCATTAAACCCAACGGTTTAGTGTATGTTTCAGTGCGTAAAAGTACGCGGCAGATTTTCCGCTAGGAAAATCTAACGATATAAAAATGCGAAAACTTTGTGGATTGACCAAAAGTAAAGCATTGAATATAAACATTGTTGTACGCAGTATTATTCCGTTAAAAATTTCTCTGTGTAATCTAAAATTCCTTTGTGAATTCCATAATCCATTTCATCTCCTTTAATCACTTTTTTGTTCGTCTTTTTAAAGCACTTTATTAACTTTCTATATTCTCTGGTACTTTTGAATTTCTTGAATTGCCTTGTCTTAAAGTTGTTTAATTCCTCATTAGTATAGTTCCGAGTTTGAGTAAGATTTCCGCGTTTTAATTCCAAAACCCAATAATTGCTATATGTATTTGGATATGTATATTGGCTTTTTAATTCTCCATAGGGAAGTAAAAGAAAACCAGTTTTCCAATCTACTTTTTTTCTTTTGGTTTCAGGAAATACATTTTGAAAAACAGAAATAAGTTCAACTTTAAGGTCTTTACTCGTTTTATCTCTAACTTGGATTTTAATATCTACTAAATACAACTGATTTTCTATAATTTCAAATTCAGAAATATATCCTCTGTCTAAAGCACTTGATTCAATTTGAAGTTTTGGTTTCTTTTCAGGGTTTTCCGCAAAATAGTGTTCGAGTAAATAATCGAAAAGAATATATTCCTTTCCTTGAAATATAACTTTGTCTTTCATTTGAGTTGTCACAACTACGTTATCTACTTTAGCCATTCCTAAAGTCAAAAAGATAAATAATAGTAACAATGTTTGTTTCATATTGCGTACAACGGTCTCGGCTATGAGTAGTTGCGTGGGTTAGCACATAACTTTACAAGTACACACCAAACTGAAAATCCGCGAGGATTTTCAGAAGTAGGCGAGAACAAGCAATTACTTATAGCCATTGTTATGCGCTGGTTTTTTCGGTTAATTTTATATTCAGTTGTTTTGCTAATTCCGTAACATAATTCTTATGAGGTTTTCCGTCCTCAACCGAATTATAGTATTCGTTAAATATTCGTTCGCCATTTTTACGGTCAATTTCCAATTCTATTATTGCTCCACAAAGTTTTTCTCTTGGCGAGAACATTATTTCCTTTGATTCGGTCAATTCAGATACAATTTTTCTACGGTCATTAAATCGGTCAAACCACTTTTTTTACATCCGATTTCAGTTTTCCGATAATAAATTCGGCTGTTTTAGGATAATCAGCTCCTAATGAAAACCAATATTCTTTTCCGCTTGCTTTGTCATTTATTCTCTCTCGTATTTCACAGTCATATTCTTGAATAAATGCTTTTGGTTTTTGTTTGAAAGTTGATTCATATAATTCAGGCACAAAAACTCCAATATTCACTGCGAAATTTCCATAAAGATTGGTTCTTATTCCTGGTATTTCAACTACACTGTCAAACTCATATTTAGCCATTTGAAAATTCACGACCTGAATTATGCCATTTTCAAGAATTTTATTGTGAGTCCGACCTTTTTTCTTGAAGCCATCAGCTTTCAATTCCGAATGAACCAACTTTTGGATTTCGTCAAGTGTCTTTTTAAAATCGATTTTGTTCGTCATTTTCTCAACTTGCGCATAACGTGTTTGTGTATGTTTCAGTGCGTAAAAGTACGCGGCAGATTTTCCGCTAGGAAAATCTAACGATATAAAAGTGCGAAAACTTTTGAACTTGACCAAAAGTAAAGCATTGAATATAAACAGTGTTGCCTTTTAGTGCGCATTTGAGTGTTATTTTTCGATTCTGAGTGAAAATCCGCCGTTATGAGATTTAGCCGTGATTGAGTTTTATTCCGTTATAATTTTCCGCTCCAACTTTCAATTCCGCAAAGTTGAGTTTTTCACAGCAACATATAATTCCGTAAAGTTGAGTTTTCCGTTTCTACTTTTCATTCCGCAAAGACTTGCAAAAATTCCATCGCTTTGATTTTTTCCGTAGTAACTTTCAATTCCGCTGTAATTGCTCAAAATTTAATTGAATTTTTAATATTTATAATTCCGAAAAATTTTGTTTTAAGCATTAAAGGCAACGGATTAGTGTATGTTTCAGTGCGTAAAAGTACGCGGCAGATTTTCCGCTAGGAAAATCTAACGATATAAAAATGCGAAAACTTTGTGGATTGACCAAAAGTAAAGCATTGAATATAAACAGTGTTGGGTTTTAGTGCGTTATTCATTGTTATTTTCTAAGTCTGAGTAAAATTCCGCCGTTATGAAAGATTCAGTCGTGAATGAGTTTTATTCCGTCATAATTTTCCGTTCCAACTGTCAATTCCGCAAAGTTGAGTTTTCCGCTGTAACTTTGAATTACGCAAAGTTAAGTTTTTATTTATTATTCTAAATTTATCCAATTTACTATTACTCCTGCAAAAATCATAAATCCATAAATTTGCCACCATTTTATTAAAAATGGAGTTGGTTTATAAAGATTTAAAAATATTGAGTACATAAAACTAATGAAAGTTGCAAAAACAAAAATTACTAATGCACTAACAAAGGATTTTATTAATTCAAAGTCATATCTTATCAATTGGTAGATGATTGAAAAAGCACTCAAAATAATTATTGGAGTATAATTAGTTTTAGTCTTTTTCAGTAAATCAACTCCAAAGTTGTTTTTTTTCATTTTTATTTAATTTTCAATACCTGAATATTGCTTAACTTCTATTTTCAAATACTAAGGTGAATTGGCTCAGACAAGTTTATAGCATTAAACCCAACGTGTTTGTATAAGATTAGTTGCGTGGTTTAAGCAATAAATATAGCAAATAAATCACAGATAGAAAGTCCGCGAGGACTTTCGTAAATAGGCTATAATTAGCAATTAATTTTATACGGTGTTGTAGCCAGTTATTTTTTCCGTTGCCACCATTTTCGATTTGGAATATTCTCCATTTTCACAGGTTTATCTTCTATTATTTCTCCGTTAAAATCCAACAAATATTCATTGGATTCCCAATCAAAAAGCCTAATATGATTTCCCTCAATTTTCACCTCTTCTTTTCCGTCCATATTTATCCAAATATCTCGGGCTGAAAAAGTCCATTTTATATTTCCATCAAAATCAATTCTATGAATTCCAATTTCTCCTCTTAAAAGAATGTCGTTTTCTAATTCATAGAACTCAAAAATTTCAGCAATATCGGGTCTTATTTTCCAATTAACTTTTAAAGAATTCAAGTTTATAGAAATGATTGTAAAACCAAGACTTAAAATCAAATTGTCATTTTTGACTATTACAGATTGACCTTCGTTGTCATTTTTCGTTTTTGGATATAGAATAAATGCTCCGTCGATTCCAGTTAATAGTAAACTTTTAATTGAACTATTTTTTTCAATTACATCTATTTTAATTGCAGAATAGAAATTTCCGTTTTCAACAACTTCAATGATTGGAATTTTTCCTCCTAATTCAATTTTCTTGCTTTTAGCATTTGAACTTTCATATGATAAATCTATTTTCCATTTGTCATTCAAAATCGAAGTTTCGTGCTCAAAAAAGATATCTTTTGTTACTTCCATTTTTAAATATTCAATTTCACGAGGATTTGCTTTAATTGGCTACAACGGATTAGTGTATGTTTCAGTGCGTAAAAGTACGCGGCAGATTTTCCGCTAGGAAAATCTGATGTTATAAAAGTGCGAAAACTTTGTGGATTGACCAAAAGTAAAGCATTGAATATAAACAGTGTTCTCTTTTAGTGCGTATTTTGAGTGGTTTTTCCGTTTCTGAGTGAAAATCCGCCGTTATGAGATTCCGCCGTGAGTGAGTTTCATTCCGTTAAAATTTTCCGCTCCAACTTTCAATTCCGCAAAGTTGAGTTTTTCATAGCAACATATAATTCCGTAAAATTGATTTTTCCGTTTCAACTTTTCATTCCGCAAAGACTGGCAAAAATTCCGTTGTTTAGTTTTTTTTCGTGACAACTTTCAATTCCGCTGTAATTGCTAAAAATCTGCCAAATTTGAGTGATTTTTTGTTATTTGTTATTCCGCTTAATTTTGTTTTTTAGCATTAAAGAGAACGGTTTAGTGTATGTTTCAGTGCGTAAAAGTACGCGGCAGATTTTCCGCTAGGAAAATCTGATGTTATAAAAATGCGAAAACTTTGTGGATTGACCAAAAGTAAAGCATTGAATATAAACATTGTTGTATTTTAGTGCGTATTTCATTGTAATTTTTCGATTCTGAGTAAAATTCCGCCGTGAGTGAGTTTTATTCCGTTAAAATTTTCCGTTCCAACATTCAATTCCGCAAAGTTGAGTTTTCCGCAGCAACTTTTAATTCCGTAAAGATTGGCAAAATCTCCGCCGTTATTTTTCTCCGTAGTTTTGATTTTTTCCGTAACAACTTTCAATTCCGTAGTAATTGCTCAAATTTGTAGAGTAGGAGTAGATTTAGTCAATTTTTTTATTCCGTGTAATTTAGTTTTAAGCATTAAATACAACGGTCTCGTATAACCGTCAGTTACGGGTTAAAGTTAATTAATTTTCGGATTAAACACTGACGTTAGCAATTCCGAGTGGATTCGGACGTAGTCGAATCCGCCGTAATTGCGGTTATACATTGTTGGCTACCGTACTTTTCTTTTTTAATCAATTCGATAAACATAATAAATTAGGGTTGAATTCTGAGGAATATTTCCAACTTCCTTATTTCCATAACCCATTTCAGGAGCAATTTTTATTATTCGTAATTCTCCTTCCTTAATATTATTCAATCCTATCGAAAAACCTTTTATAAAGTAGCCTAATTCTCCTTTCAATGGTTGATTTCTTATAAATGAGTTGTCAAAAGGTTTTCCATTAATTAAATGACCGTCATAATGTAGTTTAACAATGTCTTTATTATTGAATTCTGTCTTACCATAGAAATTTTCTTTAACTTTATTAATCCATAAACCGTCTGTAATTTTTTGCCAAACAATTTGATCTATTTTTTTTGGAAATTTCACCGATAGATTTTTTCCATTTTGACTTATTTTAATTTTTCTGATAATTCCATTTTTGCTATATTTTATTTTATATGACAAATTTTCATCTTCATCAAAAACTTTGTGGGTTCTTATTGGGATAAAATCATTTCTACTTATAAATTTTTCTGTTTTTGAGAAATTACCTTTGTATTTATCTTGTCCTCTTGTTAGATTTATTCCGATAAAAAATATTAATAAGATTAAATATTTGATTTTCATATTGAAATATTATTTTTATGGTAGCCAACGGTTTTGTATAAGATTAGTGTGGGAGGTAGACAATCGAAAAATTGTCAGCCGAGCCACTAAGCTTATACTTATTTTATGTTTTTATCTTGTCGACCTAAAAATACTTAAATAAGTTTAAGCGGACATTGTAAATAGAGACAAAACTTTAGATGAACCCAAAAGCCCCACATTAATTTTATACGGTGTTGGCACAAGTTTTTTAATTATAAATTATTCTCCCCTGATCGTGAGTTTCAAATTCAATAACAGTTGAGTTTTTAAAACCATAAACTTCTTTCAGTATTTCA contains:
- a CDS encoding IS3 family transposase, encoding MSKQAFYKRLKAQQKQQIDHQKLIKMVKDYRKKVGSKTGGIKLHTELKQDFVNANIKIGRDKFYRFLRLNNLLIPKTKNYITTTNSNHMYKKYKNLVKDHVPTRPEQLWVSDITYIKTQYGHNYLAIVTDAYSKQIMGYKLDNHMRTSLCTDALAMAIKNRKYPNQKLIHHSDRGFQYCNPKYKAFAEDNNIIMSMTEQYDPYENAVAERINRTLKYEYGLKQTIKNTELAQKMTEQAVYIYNNLRTHFSLELRKPAEVHLNPNIKYKSYRKNKVNLPELTI
- a CDS encoding helix-turn-helix domain-containing protein, producing MKTQNEHWRKKSYQKVTLETKLLVVDQILSGQISNNQASKKYDIPRTTISYWLRKYSTLVQQNTGMSKNDEIKKLKEKIEELEFQKDFQQDIIADMELITGVDMSKKSLPKTLAKEIELKKKQRIKENGSMDVLGYLNKPSTKDSKLNKNNK
- a CDS encoding DUF4304 domain-containing protein, with translation MTNKIDFKKTLDEIQKLVHSELKADGFKKKGRTHNKILENGIIQVVNFQMAKYEFDSVVEIPGIRTNLYGNFAVNIGVFVPELYESTFKQKPKAFIQEYDCEIRERINDKASGKEYWFSLGADYPKTAEFIIGKLKSDVKKVV
- a CDS encoding FKBP-type peptidyl-prolyl cis-trans isomerase, with amino-acid sequence MKIKYLILLIFFIGINLTRGQDKYKGNFSKTEKFISRNDFIPIRTHKVFDEDENLSYKIKYSKNGIIRKIKISQNGKNLSVKFPKKIDQIVWQKITDGLWINKVKENFYGKTEFNNKDIVKLHYDGHLINGKPFDNSFIRNQPLKGELGYFIKGFSIGLNNIKEGELRIIKIAPEMGYGNKEVGNIPQNSTLIYYVYRID